One genomic segment of Drosophila melanogaster chromosome 3L includes these proteins:
- the CG7550 gene encoding uncharacterized protein: MTTHFSNVLRQAFKTFDRANHASFNANLQHLRQLTDELTYRDLHLREELFRNVGSHRAPCSYMHIFEDDRFSMSLFIVRGASTIPLHDHPMMFGLLRCIWGQLMVDSFSHQLGPDEPLTYDPHQTVVKVNVEEPKLVTPASPCATLTPRKRNYHQIAQIGSGVAAFFDILSPPYDADMPTYGPRQCRFYRATAEGSQVQLHCIPSPDTYYCDVVDTPESVMQAAFQCADEVYADNASGTQ, translated from the coding sequence ATGACGACGCACTTCAGCAATGTACTGCGGCAGGCATTCAAAACGTTCGACCGGGCAAATCACGCCAGCTTCAATGCGAATTTGCAGCATCTGCGTCAATTGACGGATGAGCTGACCTACCGGGATCTGCACCTCCGCGAGGAGCTCTTTCGCAACGTGGGAAGCCATCGGGCACCCTGCAGCTACATGCATATATTCGAGGATGATCGCTTCTCCATGAGCCTGTTTATAGTGCGCGGAGCGAGCACTATTCCCTTGCACGATCACCCCATGATGTTCGGTCTGCTGCGCTGCATCTGGGGTCAGCTAATGGTGGACAGCTTTTCGCACCAGTTAGGCCCGGATGAGCCGCTCACCTATGACCCCCATCAAACAGTGGTGAAGGTGAATGTCGAGGAACCCAAATTGGTCACGCCGGCTAGTCCGTGTGCCACATTGACTCCTAGAAAGAGAAATTACCACCAGATTGCCCAAATTGGTAGCGGCGTAGCCGCTTTCTTCGACATTCTTAGTCCGCCATACGATGCGGATATGCCAACATATGGACCGCGACAGTGTCGCTTCTATCGCGCCACGGCAGAGGGCAGCCAGGTGCAGCTGCACTGCATCCCATCACCGGATACATACTATTGCGATGTTGTGGACACGCCCGAATCGGTGATGCAGGCCGCTTTTCAGTGCGCCGACGAGGTCTATGCCGATAATGCCAGCGGGACACAGTGA
- the mRpL36 gene encoding mitochondrial ribosomal protein L36 — MSLASRILQQGSRLWNGLSAARGFHLLTRPAAPAIVSIQSSQLVAATTGICQTSGLLTPGSTLVQQVAGFKVKGRLKRRCKDCYIVVRQERGYVICPTHPRHKQMSMKKRDYKSWILTHATQSKERGY; from the coding sequence aTGTCCCTGGCTAGTAGAATACTGCAACAAGGTTCCCGCTTGTGGAATGGTCTCAGTGCCGCGCGTGGTTTCCACCTTCTCACCCGGCCGGCGGCTCCTGCAATTGTATCAATTCAAAGCTCGCAACTTGTGGCCGCCACAACTGGAATCTGTCAGACGTCGGGTCTGCTGACGCCTGGCTCCACTTTGGTCCAGCAGGTGGCGGGATTCAAGGTCAAGGGACGCCTGAAGCGACGCTGCAAGGACTGCTACATCGTGGTGCGCCAGGAGCGCGGTTATGTCATCTGCCCCACGCATCCACGCCACAAGCAGATGTCGATGAAGAAGCGCGACTACAAGTCGTGGATCCTGACGCACGCCACCCAATCCAAGGAGCGCGGCTATTAG
- the Uba2 gene encoding Ubiquitin-like activating enzyme 2 — protein sequence MAAAINGVFPPTLQELVKKSKVLVVGAGGIGCEVLKNLVLSGFTDIEIIDLDTIDLSNLNRQFLFHREHVGKSKARVARESALSFNPDAKITAYHDSVTSTDYGVNFFKKFDLVLSALDNRAARNHVNRMCLNADVPLIESGTAGYNGQVELIKRGLTQCYECTPKDKQRSFPGCTIRNTPSEPIHCIVWAKHLFNQLFGESLEDEDISPDAADPDAKEKDGGDGNGEPKGDGKEKGEESKEEKEAKEDTANGNIMRINTRQWAKDCNYDAGKLFNKFFNEDITYLLRMSNLWKTRKAPVPVQWDTLLPEGSSGDQKDVAKQHHKVWSIEECAQVFANSLKELSANFLKLEGDDTLAWDKDDQPAMDFVAACANVRSHIFDIERKSRFEIKSMAGNIIPAIATTNAITAGISVMRAFKVLEAKWEQCKAVYARLRPNARNHFLVPDASLPGPNPNCHVCASDPAITLKIDTKRMRIKELRDEVLVKTLNMLNPDVTVQSNGSILISSEEGETECNDGKLLSELNIVDGVILKCDDFFQNYELSIIISHFDAERDENLFEVVADASQLKPKDEDQKEAVKDKEDEPKSAKKRSTNGEGDSKDDGPSTSKRSRPNEVVEEDDDDCLVIEEDEDQADVVVVATDKLSVQSPPKSGSKRKPCEVIEDEDITEILESSDDEPAGPTKCKRSRLDDSNPVAVISID from the exons ATGGCAGCAGCTATCAATGGTGTTTTCCCACCCACATTGCAGGAGCTGGTAAAGAAGTCCAAGGTGCTGGTCGTGGGCGCCGGCGGAATCGGCTGCGAGGTGCTCAAAAACCTTGTGCTTAGCGGCTTTACAGACATCGAAATT ATCGATCTGGACACAATTGATCTTAGCAACTTGAACCGACAGTTCCTATTCCATCGCGAGCACGTTGGAAAATCTAAGGCACGGGTGGCTAGGGAAAGCGCACTGAGCTTCAATCCGGACGCTAAGATAACCGCTTACCACGACAGTGTAACATC TACTGATTATGGCGTCAACTTCTTTAAGAAGTTCGATTTGGTGCTCAGCGCCTTGGACAACAGGGCCGCCAGGAATCATGTAAATCGCATGTGCCTCAATGCGGATGTCCCGCTGATCGAGAGCGGCACCGCCGGCTACAATGGCCAGGTGGAACTGATCAAGCGTGGACTCACCCAGTGCTACGAGTGCACTCCAAAAGACAAACAGCGAAGCTTCCCGGGCTGCACCATACGCAATACGCCCTCCGAACCGATTCACTGCATTGTCTGGGCCAAGCATCTCTTTAA TCAACTGTTTGGTGAGTCCTTGGAAGATGAGGATATTTCTCCTGATGCTGCTGATCCCGAtgcaaaagaaaaagacgGCGGCGATGGAAATGGCGAGCCCAAAGGCGATGGGAAGGAAAAAGGCGAAGAGTCAAAAGAGGAAAAGGAGGCCAAGGAGGATACTGCCAACGGCAACATAATGCGCATTAATACTCGCCAATGGGCCAAGGACTGCAACTATGATGCGGGCAAGCTGTTCAACAAGTTCTTTAACGAGGACATTACCTATTTGTTGCGTATGTCGAATTTGTGGAAGACCCGCAAGGCACCCGTGCCCGTGCAGTGGGATACCCTGCTGCCCGAAGGATCCTCCGGTGATCAGAAGGATGTGGCCAAGCAGCATCACAAGGTGTGGTCCATCGAGGAGTGCGCTCAGGTCTTTGCCAATTCATTAAAAGAGTTGAGCGCTAACTTCCTGAAACTCGAAGGCGACGATACTCTGGCTTGGGACAAGGACGACCAGCCAGCCATGGATTTCGTGGCGGCCTGCGCCAACGTGCGATCCCACATTTTCGACATTGAGCGAAAGTCAAGGTTCGAGATTAAGTCAATGGCGGGAAACATTATTCCTGCTATTGCCACCACAAATGCGATTACGGCGGGAATTTCCGTGATGCGGGCTTTCAAAGTGCTGGAGGCCAAGTGGGAGCAGTGCAAGGCCGTCTATGCCCGACTTAGACCAAATGCACGAAATCACTTCCTTGTACCGGACGCTTCTCTTCCTGGCCCCAATCCCAATTGCCATGTATGCGCCAGCGATCCGGCCATTACTCTCAAGATCGATACGAAGCGCATGCGTATAAAGGAGCTGCGTGACGAGGTCCTGGTTAAGACGCTCAACATGTTGAATCCGGATGTGACTGTGCAGAGCAATGGCTCCATTTTAATCTCCTCAGAGGAGGGCGAGACCGAATGCAATGACGGCAAGCTCCTAAGCGAATTAAACATTGTGGATGGTGTGATCCTCAAGTGCGACGACTTCTTCCAGAACTACGAGTTGAGTATTATCATTTCCCACTTCGATGCGGAGCGCGATGAAAACTTGTTCGAAGTCGTAGCAGATGCCTCACAGCTGAAGCCAAAGGATGAGGATCAGAAGGAGGCCGTGAAAGACAAGGAGGATGAACCGAAATCGGCTAAGAAGCGTTCTACCAACGGGGAAGGAGACTCAAAGGACGATGGACCCTCCACTTCGAAGCGCAGCCGGCCCAACGAAGTGGTTGAGGAAGATGACGATGACTGTCTGGTAATCGAGGAAGACGAAGACCAAGCAGATGTTGTTGTCGTGGCCACAGACAAGCTCTCTGTGCAGAGTCCCCCAAAATCGGGCTCCAAGCGCAAGCCATGTGAAGTAATCGAGGATGAGGATATCACCGAGATTTTGGAGTCGTCTGACGACGAACCCGCGGGACCAACCAAGTGCAAACGTTCCCGCCTGGACGATTCGAACCCCGTGGCAGTCATCAGTATcgattaa
- the Cds gene encoding CDP-diacylglycerol synthase, isoform A: MAEVRRRKGEDEPLEDTAISGSDAANKRNSAADSSDHVDSEEEKIPEEKFVDELAKNLPQGTDKTPEILDSALKDLPDRWKNWVIRGIFTWIMICGFALIIYGGPLALMITTLLVQVKCFQEIISIGYQVYRIHGLPWFRSLSWYFLLTSNYFFYGENLVDYFGVVINRVEYLKFLVTYHRFLSFALYIIGFVWFVLSLVKKYYIKQFSLFAWTHVSLLIVVTQSYLIIQNIFEGLIWFIVPVSMIVCNDVMAYVFGFFFGRTPLIKLSPKKTWEGFIGGGFATVLFGILFSYVLCNYQYFICPIQYSEEQGRMTMSCVPSYLFTPQEYSLKLFGIGKTLNLYPFIWHSISLSLFSSIIGPFGGFFASGFKRAFKIKDFGDMIPGHGGIMDRFDCQFLMATFVNVYISSFIRTPSPAKLLTQIYNLKPDQQYQIYQSLKDNLGDMLT; the protein is encoded by the exons ATGGCCGAAGTGCGACGCAGGAAGGGCGAGGATGAGCCACTGGAGGACACGGCCATCTCCGGATCTGACGCAGCCAATAAGCGCAACTCCGCCGCCGACTCCTCGGACCAT GTGGACTCCGAGGAAGAGAAGATTCCCGAGGAGAAGTTCGTCGACGAACTGGCCAAGAATCTGCCGCAGGGAACCGACAAAACGCCCGAGATATTGGACTCGGCCCTCAAGGATCTGCCGGATAG ATGGAAGAACTGGGTGATTCGCGGCATCTTCACATGGATTATGATCTGCGGCTTCGCATTGATCATCTATGGTGGACCGCTGGCCTTGATGATCACG ACGTTACTGGTGCAGGTGAAGTGCTTCCAGGAGATCATCTCGATTGGCTACCAGGTTTATCGAATTCATGGCTTGCCCTGGTTCCGAAGCCTTTCCTGGTATTTCCTGCTTACCTCAAATTACTTCTTTTACGGAGAGAATCTGGTAGACTACTTTGGCGTTGTAATTAATCGGGTG GAATATCTGAAGTTCCTGGTGACCTATCACCGGTTCCTTTCCTTCGCCCTGTACATCATCGGGTTCGTTTGGTTCGTGCTCTCACTGGTGAAGAAGTATTACATCAAACAATTCAGCCTGTTTGCCTGGACCCATGTATCCCTGCTGATTGTCGTCACCCAGAGTTACCTCATCATACAGAATATATTTGAGGGGCTCATTTGGTTCATCGTACCTGTTTCGATGATAGTGTGCAATGATGTCATGGCGTACGTGTTCGGTTTCTTCTTTGGGCGCACTCCCCTCATCAAGCTCAGCCCCAAGAAGACCTGGGAGGGCTTCATCGGGGGTGGCTTCGCCACCGTCCTCTTTGGCATTCTGTTCTCGTATGTGCTGTGCAACTACCAGTACTTTATCTGTCCCATCCAGTACTCGGAGGAACAGGGACGCATGACAATGTCCTGTGTGCCAAGCTATTTGTTCACGCCCCAGGAATACAGCCTTAAATTG tTTGGCATTGGCAAGACTCTAAATCTTTACCCCTTTATCTGGCACTCGATCTCCCTGAGCCTGTTTAGTTCCATTATTGGACCCTTTGGTGGCTTCTTTGCCTCTGGATTTAAGAGAGCTTTCAAAATTAAG GACTTTGGCGACATGATACCCGGACATGGCGGCATTATGGATCGTTTCGATTGTCAGTTTCTTATGGCGACCTTCGTTAACGTTTATATATCCAGCTTCATCAGAACTCCGTCGCCGGCTAAGCTGCTGACACAGATTTACAACCTTAAGCCAGATCAACAATACCAAATTTATCAGTCCCTCAAGGACAACTTGGGCGACATGTTAACCTAA